The genomic region CGTCGGCGGCCCAGAGCAAGCAGGGAGCGAGGGCGCCGACGGGTCCTGGAAGGCCTGGAGGTGGGTCCGTGAGGAACGAGCGGGCACACCGGAGGGCGTGAAGGCCCCGCCTCAAGGGCGCCCGAGCTCGCCGGTGACCATGGAGACGAGGTCCTCCACGAGACCGACGCCGCCGACGTAGTCGCCGTTGCCGTCGGTGAGGACGGCCACCAGGTACTCGCGTTCGGGTCCGGCCACGAAGCCGACGCTGTTGACGTTCCACCGCCCGCCGTTGGACTCGCGCGGCGTCCAGCCGTTCTTCAGCCCCACGGTGTCCTCGGGCCCGGCCGCGGCCGACACGCCCCAGGCCTGTTCCGGGGCGACCTCCTCCATCAGGCCGAGGACAAAGGCACGGTCCTCCGCCGACAGCGGGCTGTCGTCGGTGTACAGGGCGCGCAACAGGCGGAGCTGGTCGGCGGCGGTGGTCAGGGTGGCGCCCCACACGCCGACGGGGTTGGGTTCGGTGCCGCGCATCCCGAAGGCGCGTGTACCGGCCACGAAGCCGTCGGTGAACCCGTTGCTCTGGTAGAGGACGTCGGTGACGTCGTTGTCGCTGTAACGGATCACCGCCTCGGCCTGGGCGCGCTCCCCCGAGGTGAGGTCGCGCCCCTCCTCCTGCGCGCGGGCCAGGAGCATGGCCACCAGGGTGAGCTTGACGACGCTGGCGGTGTGGATCGGCTCGTGCGCCTCGTAGCCGTAGGCGGCACCGGTGCGCAGGTCCTGGACGGCGATGCCGACGTCGGCCCCCGTTCCGGCGACGCGGGCCTCGATCCGCGCCGTGAGGTCGGCGCGGTCCTCGGCGGTGAGGGGCGAGCCGCCGGTGGCCGGGGCGGTGACGGGGGCGAAGGGCACCAGGGGCAGCGCGCGCTCGGACAGCAGCCCGGACAGCCGGCGCGGGTCCGGCTCGGGGACGCCGACCGAGGCCGATCCCGCGCCCGACACGGTCAGCACCATGGCGGCGGCGAGCGCGACGGGCGCCACGGCCAGGGGTCGGACTCGATGAGCACCGGGAATGCGCCAGGGCACATGATCACCGATTCGTTCGCACGGCGG from Nocardiopsis aegyptia harbors:
- a CDS encoding serine hydrolase, with the translated sequence MAPVALAAAMVLTVSGAGSASVGVPEPDPRRLSGLLSERALPLVPFAPVTAPATGGSPLTAEDRADLTARIEARVAGTGADVGIAVQDLRTGAAYGYEAHEPIHTASVVKLTLVAMLLARAQEEGRDLTSGERAQAEAVIRYSDNDVTDVLYQSNGFTDGFVAGTRAFGMRGTEPNPVGVWGATLTTAADQLRLLRALYTDDSPLSAEDRAFVLGLMEEVAPEQAWGVSAAAGPEDTVGLKNGWTPRESNGGRWNVNSVGFVAGPEREYLVAVLTDGNGDYVGGVGLVEDLVSMVTGELGRP